A window of the Salvelinus alpinus chromosome 25, SLU_Salpinus.1, whole genome shotgun sequence genome harbors these coding sequences:
- the LOC139554011 gene encoding galectin-related protein B, translating to MAEKDNKKENEEYVGTIKGGLRPTMRLVVVGIVNKKPQSMVVSLSSDPVEEDFEGDVGLQVKVNFLAKAVQRNARLAGNWGTSENTLSYFPFAAGEPFKMEIVCEHQQFRILVDGQPLCGFTHRLTPLASLTALRVFGDLRLTKVA from the exons ATGGCAGAAAAGGACAACAAGAAAGAAAAT GAGGAATATGTCGGGACAATAAAAGGTGGACTGCGGCCCACGATGAGACTGGTTGTCGTGGGTATTGTTAACAAGAAGCCACAGAG CATGGTGGTGTCCCTGTCCAGTGATCCAGTGGAAGAGGATTTTGAGGGAGACGTGGGTTTGCAGGTAAAGGTCAACTTCCTGGCTAAGGCTGTGCAGAGGAACGCCCGTCTGGCTGGGAACTGGGGGACGTCAGAGAACACCCTGTCATACTTCCCCTTTGCTGCCGGGGAGCCCTTCAAG atggaGATAGTTTGTGAACACCAGCAGTTCCGTATCCTGGTGGATGGCCAGCCTCTGTGTGGCTTCACTCATCGTCTGACTCCGCTGGCCTCTCTCACCGCCCTGCGAGTCTTTGGAGACCTACGGCTCACTAAGGTAGCATAG
- the plek2 gene encoding pleckstrin-2 translates to MEEDQQNPILKEGFLVKRGHVVHNWKARWFVLKPDKLLYYKYDGGKRDSCQRGRIMLTDCKIFCPFLEYDNRPLVFKLQTKSSAEYFLEACSREERDQWAADIGAAVEKLRPADSPTTSQSKTTGHQSLQLHNVSLNQVVDSMYDVHSGIKLTSHNEQGSSYSNCFSGSAVVDWLVFNQLALTRVEAVTLSSAVLEEGFLRPVGLRSVEAQRSHGLSEQFLDDSTALYSFSENIKKRGSVKAETSLSAIELSGKVLKRGYLLKQGHKRKNWKVRLFVLRSEPGYLHYYDPSKDDISPVGGFSLRGCLVSALDDNGVPSGVKGKVQGNLLKIITQSDTHYYIQAPSRQEKMDWIEAIRGQS, encoded by the exons atggAAGAAGATCAGCAGAACCCTATCCTGAAAGAGGGATTCCTTGTGAAACGG GGCCATGTAGTTCACAACTGGAAGGCTCGCTGGTTTGTACTCAAACCAGACAAGTTGCTCTACTATAAAtatgatggagggaagagagactcCTGTCAACGAGGGAGGATCATGTTGACCGATTGTAAAATCTTTTGTCCGTTTCTGGAGTATGACAACCGCCCG CTGGTGTTCAAACTGCAAACCAAGAGTTCTGCCGAGTATTTCCTGGAGGCGTGTTCTCGGGAGGAGCGTGACCAATGGGCAGCGGATATCGGTGCAGCGGTGGAGAAGCTCCGCCCAGCTGACTCTCCTACCACCAGCCAGTCTAAAACCACTGGACACCAGTCACTACAACTACACAACGTCAGCCTGAA CCAGGTGGTGGACTCCATGTATGATGTCCACAGTGGCATCAAGCTGACCAGCCACAACGAGCAGGGAAGCTCCTACAGCAACTGCTTCTCAG GTTCTGCGGTGGTGGACTGGTTGGTGTTCAATCAGCTGGCTCTGACCCGTGTAGAGGCTGTGACTCTGTCCTCGGCCGTCCTAGAGGAAGGTTTCCTACGCCCCGTAGGTCTGAGGAGCGTTGAGGCTCAGCGCAGCCATGGACTCAGTGAGCAGTTCCTGGATGACTCCACTGCTCTCTACAGCTTT tcagagaacattaagaaacGAGGCAGTGTGAAGGCTGAGACTTCCCTATCAGCCATAGAACTAAGTGGGAAAGTCCTGAAAAGGGGCTATCTACTGAAACAG GGACACAAAAGAAAGAACTGGAAGGTTCGACTGTTTGTGCTGCGATCAGAGCCAGGTTACCTTCACTACTATGACCCCAGTAAG GATGACATCAGTCCCGTGGGCGGGTTCTCTCTCCGAGGCTGTCTGGTCTCTGCTCTGGACGACAACGGTGTTCCTTCAG gtgTGAAGGGTAAAGTCCAAGGTAACCTGTTGAAGATCATCACTCAGTCTGATACTCACTACTACATCCAGGCTCCCAGCAGACAGGAGAAGATGGACTGGATAGAAGCTATCAGAGGACAGAGTTAA